In Cryptomeria japonica chromosome 10, Sugi_1.0, whole genome shotgun sequence, a genomic segment contains:
- the LOC131069436 gene encoding uncharacterized protein LOC131069436 has translation MPFSTFKIVYDLKVEDKLEGASHFTSLEFRILVTLKENDLLEFVQGKEQPVPEDKDELLQFKKNVVKAKKILIDSLKDHLVPIISKMSSTKDMFKALEGMYEINNTSRALALRKQLHHVKMTKGESVITYFMKISDLRDQLNAIGDEVVDKDLVMLALNGLPHFWEPFIQGISGRSKFTKFDRLRADCIQEESILAARGIIKISNGEDSHVLATLSIKKKGGNWKKGDFKRHRDHKS, from the coding sequence ATGCCATTTTCAACATTCAAGATAGTGTACGATTTGAAAGTTGAAGACAAACTTGAAGGAGCCTCACATTTCACTTCTTTGGAATTTAGAATCCTTGTCACCCTAAAAGAAAATGACCTTCtagagtttgtgcaaggaaagGAACAACCCGTTcctgaagataaagatgaattacTTCAGTTCAAGAAGAATGTTGTCAAAGCCAAGAAGATTCTGATTGATTCCCTGAAAGATCATCTTGTTCCTATCATCTCGAAGATGTCTTCAACCAAAGATATGTTCAAGGCATTGGAAggaatgtatgagatcaacaacacaagtagagCACTTGCGTTAAGAAAACAACTTCATCATGTCAAGATGACGAAAGGAGAATCtgtcatcacctacttcatgaagatTTCAGATTTGAGAGATCAACTCAACGCTATTGgagatgaagttgtggacaaggatcTTGTCATGCTTGCATTAAATGGTCTTCCTCACTTttgggagccatttatccaaggaataagtgggagatccaaatttACCAAGTTTGACCGCCTTCGtgctgattgcattcaagaggaatcaatACTAGCTGCAAGAGGAATCATCAAAATCTCCAATGGTGAAGACTCTCATGTTCTTGCTACTCTGTCCATAAAGAAGAAAGGAGGAAATTGGAAGAAAGGCGATTTCAAGAGGCATAGAGATCATAAATCATAA